One window of the Trifolium pratense cultivar HEN17-A07 linkage group LG2, ARS_RC_1.1, whole genome shotgun sequence genome contains the following:
- the LOC123907652 gene encoding uncharacterized protein LOC123907652 gives MKSTGVVSDGVVHQVLSKDNYERWKIVIQNYLEGQGLWYLVDSTNQASKRVLETVKESSRNHFTDSKSISDLEEGLWGVMQSISEFESEASWKTKNAKALHAIQLSCGREILDEISHFDSAKNAWNYLKSQYGNDLTASTDILQEVLLMDDSGPLEYKEMFRKIERGDFIGNTGMDFNPYVSSASSRSTLLHVAVIVGNVENVEKLVKEGNAKLVCMQDQHGDTALSLVARYTGNTNIAKCMVEEINDKSQEELLGKTNLDNVIPIHLAAANGHKDLTTYLYSKTPSKVFDESKKNRVLLFSLCITAEIFDVALKLLKRFQNLPDESYGFTDHKLLRRRESFSLPNQNSKPVPQPESSSVKFSVLMELAKMPSVFPSGTQYGHLRQFIYNHLSVDRKFSEDYGITEITNFVQKVTSVDKTQLKTSTNRPLSRYDKVLIVLDFLTTLVSGWLFWSWILPLKNELPLLFWLVKTVSTLLFWPVKMVSRLLFWPVKFFGLHLWRILCEIAYLFDKTLKRLYGISEIYEQKCTHYQVIGILSYFSRSIGKLNGQQLKDAYAYEAMLYAAEHGIIEFINAMREAKPALLSAVNSCNRGIFSYAIQYRKQNVFQLIHCLNGRKEMFRYSIDTFGNNMLHLAAHLGPPSDRHSRSGAAMQMQREIQWFKAVEKVLHPKFKEAENDDGKKPYEIFTENHEELVKDGEKWAKDTATSYTIVGTLIITIMFAAAFTVPGGNDQNTGLPIFLHDNVFTTFLIADALSLFASATSVLIFIGILTSRYAEKDFVKNLPWKLMFGLSFLFLSVCSMIVAFCAAIIDMISKGYRTNKWSIIVLIMLLGSIPIIVLVLSQLRLMKEIIHSTWKNRISTIEG, from the exons ATGAAATCAACAGGTGTTGTTTCCGATGGAGTAGTTCATCAAGTATTGAGTAAAGACAACTACGAAAGATGGAAAATTGTTATACAAAACTATCTTGAGGGGCAAGGTCTCTGGTATCTTGTCGATAGTACTAATCAGGCTTCTAAGAGGGTCCTTGAAACAGTAAAAGAATCTAGCAGGAATCACTTCACAGATTCAAAATCCATTTCAGATTTGGAGGAAG GTCTATGGGGTGTTATGCAGAGTATTTCAGAATTCGAATCTGAAGCGTCATGGAAAACAAAGAATGCGAAAGCCTTGCATGCCATTCAACTATCATGTGGACGAGAGATTCTAGATGAGATTAGTCATTTTGATTCAGCCAAAAATGCCTGGAATTATTTGAAATCACAATACGGCAACGATTTAACGGCTAGTACAGATATTTTACAAG AAGTATTATTAATGGACGATAGCGGTCCATTGGAGTATAAAGAAATGTTCAGGAAGATTGAGAGAGGTGATTTTATTGGAAACACGGGTATGGATTTTAACCCATATGTTTCCTCGGCTTCAAGTAGGTCAACACTTCTTCATGTTGCAGTAATTGTTGGAAATGTGGAAAATGTTGAAAAGTTAGTGAAAGAAGGGAATGCCAAGTTAGTTTGCATGCAAGACCAACATGGTGATACAGCACTTTCTCTTGTTGCTCGTTATACTGGAAATACGAATATAGCAAAGTGCATGGTTGaagaaataaatgataaatcTCAAGAAGAGCTGCTAGGAAAAACGAACCTTGACAATGTAATCCCTATTCATCTAGCTGCCGCTAATGGACACAAGGATTTGACGACTTATCTTTACTCCAAAACCCCCTCCAAAGTGTTCGATGAATCAAAAAAAAATCGTGTTTTGCTTTTTTCACTATGTATCACGGCTGAAATATTTG ATGTGGCTCTGAAATTACTCAAGCGTTTCCAAAATCTCCCCGATGAATCATATGGCTTCACCGATCATAAGCTGCTTAGAAGGAGGGAATCATTCTCATTACCAAACCAAAACTCAAAACCAGTTCCTCAACCGGAATCGTCATCTGTTAAATTCTCAGTCTTAATGGAATTAGCTAAAATGCCTTCAGTTTTTCCAAGTGGCACCCAATATGGACATCTAAGGCAATTCATTTACAACC ATTTGAGCGTCGATAGGAAATTCAGCGAAGACTATGGCATTACCGAAATCACGAACTTCGTCCAAAAAGTAACAAGTGTTGATAAAACACAGCTAAAGACTTCTACAAACCGGCCTCTCAGTCGCTATGACAAGGTTTTGATCGTTTTGGATTTTCTTACAACACTAGTTTCGG GTTGGCTCTTCTGGTCTTGGATACTGCCGCTAAAGAATGAATTACCATTACTCTTTTGGCTCGTAAAGACCGTATCAACATTACTCTTTTGGCCCGTAAAGATGGTATCAAGATTACTCTTTTGGCCAGTAAAGTTTTTCG GTTTACACCTCTGGAGAATATTATGTGAAATTGCATACTTGTTCGATAAAACTCTCAAACGCCTGTATG GAATCAGTGAAATATATGAGCAAAAATGTACCCATTATCAAGTTATAGGAATATTGAGTTACTTCTCTCGAAGTATTGGAAAATTAAATGGTCAACAGCTTAAAGATGCTTACGCATATGAAGCCATGTTGTATGCAGCCGAGCACGGAATAATTGAATTCATAAATGCCATGAGGGAGGCTAAACCTGCTTTGCTTTCAGCCGTCAATAGCTGCAACAGAGGGATATTTTCTTATGCAATTCAATATCGTAAACAAAATGTGTTTCAACTGATACATTGTCTCAATGGAAGGAAAGAGATGTTTAGATATAGTATAGACACGTTTGGAAATAACATGCTGCACCTGGCCGCACATTTAGGTCCTCCATCTGATCGTCATAGCAGGTCTGGGGCTGCTATGCAAATGCAAAGAGAAATTCAATGGTTTAAG GCGGTTGAGAAAGTTTTGCATCCCAAGTTTAAGGAAGCCGAAAATGATGATGGTAAGAAGCCTTATGAGATATTCACCGAAAACCACGAGGAGCTTGTGAAAGATGGAGAGAAATGGGCAAAAGACACAGCAACTTCTTATACAATTGTGGGTACTCTCATCATTACCATCATGTTTGCTGCAGCCTTTACAGTCCCAGGTGGAAATGATCAAAATACCGGTTTGCCCATCTTCTTGCATGACAACGTATTCACTACATTTCTCATAGCAGACGCATTGTCTCTCTTTGCATCAGCCACTTCCGTCTTGATTTTTATTGGAATCCTCACATCGCGTTATGCTGAGAAAGACTTCGTCAAGAACTTGCCTTGGAAATTAATGTTCGGACTTTCATTCCTTTTTCTCTCTGTTTGTTCCATGATAGTTGCATTTTGTGCTGCCATTATTGATATGATCTCAAAGGGATATCGAACCAATAAATGGTCCATTATAGTACTTATCATGTTACTTGGGAGTATTCCAATTATTGTTCTTGTACTATCGCAGCTGCGCCTCATGAAGGAAATCATCCACTCTACATGGAAAAACCGCATCAGTACCATAGAAGGATGa